The Rhododendron vialii isolate Sample 1 chromosome 6a, ASM3025357v1 genome includes a window with the following:
- the LOC131331585 gene encoding uncharacterized protein LOC131331585, with protein sequence MMTEEIKIIGVVGGGQMGSGIALLAAARGIDVWLHDTDPNALTRSRKYVSGFVQTLVSKGHLSQDAGSDALVHLHCTSNLEDLHSADVIIEAIVESEDVKRKLFSELDKIAKASCILASNTSSISITRLASATNRPQQVIGMHFMNPPPIMRLVEIVRGADTSDASFSATKSLAERFGKTVICSQDYPGFIVNRILMPMINEAFYTLYTGVASKEDIDTGMKLGTNHPMGPLELADFIGLDVCLSIMKILHGGLGDGRYAPCPLLVQYVDAGRLGRKRGIGVYNYHKAVKETSLSGRL encoded by the exons ATGATGACGGAGGAGATAAAGATCATCGGAGTGGTGGGTGGCGGCCAAATGGGCTCCGGAATAGCCCTACTCGCCGCCGCACGTGGAATCGACGTTTGGCTCCATGACACCGATCCTAACGCCCTCACCCGAAGCAGGAAATACGTCTCCGGTTTCGTCCAAACCCTCGTTTCCAAAGGTCACCTCTcccag GATGCAGGCAGTGATGCTCTGGTGCACCTACATTGTACCTCAAACTTGGAAGACCTTCATTCTGCTGACGTTATTATCGAAGCCATTGTTGAATCTGAGGATGTGAAGAGAAAGTTATTTTCTGAACTAGATAAGATTGCAAAAGCTTCATGCATTTTAGCATCTAATACAAGTTCTATCTCCATTACTCGTTTAGCATCTGCAACAAACCGGCCACAACAG GTGATTGGCATGCATTTTATGAACCCTCCTCCTATAATGAGACTAGTTGAGATTGTAAGAGGTGCTGACACATCAGATGCTTCGTTCAGTGCTACAAAATCCTTGGCAGAGAG GTTTGGCAAAACAGTTATTTGCTCTCAGGATTATCCTGGTTTCATTGTAAACCGAATATTGATGCCAATGATAAATGAAGCGTTTTACACACTCTACACTGGAGTGGCATCCAAGGAGGACATCGATACAGGAATGAAGCTGGGAACAAATCATCCAATGGGCCCTCTAGAACTTGCTGATTTCATTGGACTAGATGTGTGCTTGTCGATAATGAAAATCCTGCATGGTGGCCTCGGGGATGGCAGATACGCTCCGTGCCCTCTTCTTGTGCAGTATGTTGATGCTGGTCGCCTTGGAAGAAAACGAGGCATTGGTGTGTACAACTATCATAAAGCAGTCAAGGAAACTAGTCTATCAGGTCGACTCTGA
- the LOC131331586 gene encoding protein DETOXIFICATION 19-like, with the protein MSANSARSSSDDSWLLAEVEEDGHEEEEEAAAGEREDRWWKKVLDLEEAKNQVLYSLPMILTNVSYYMIPVVSVMFAGHLGDLELAGSNLANSWATVTGYAFMLGLSGALETLCGQGYGAKLYRMMGIYLQASCIISLFFSVLVSIFWFYSEPILILLGQDHQISKTAALYMRYLIPGLFAYGVLQNLLRFLQTQSVVVPLVFCSALPLIAHVGVAYVLVHWTPLGFEGAALAVSISLWIAVLFLAGYVLLAKKFHKTWNGLSAESLGHVFTNLKLALPSAAMVCLEYWAFELLVLLAGVMPNSEITTSLIAMCVNTEAIAYMITYGLSAAASTRVSNELGAGNPDRAKHAMAVTLKLSLFLALIVVLALGFGHNIWAGLFSDSSTVIEKFASLTPFLLISIVFDSIQGVLSGVARGCGWQHLAVYANLGTFYCIGMPIAILLGFKLKLYAKGLWLGLICGLCCQAGTLSLLTLRSKWTRMELSENTSKENHVLV; encoded by the exons atGTCTGCAAACAGTGCTAGAAGTTCATCAGATGATAGTTGGCTGCTAGCCGAAGTAGAAGAAGATGGtcacgaggaggaggaggaggccgcCGCGGGAGAAAGAGAGGATAGGTGGTGGAAGAAAGTGTTGGATTTGGAAGAGGCCAAGAACCAGGTTTTGTACTCGCTTCCCATGATACTTACAAATGTTTCGTATTACATGATTCCGGTGGTGTCGGTCATGTTCGCCGGCCACCTCGGAGACCTCGAACTTGCTGGTTCTAACCTTGCCAACTCATGGGCCACCGTCACCGGCTACGCTTTCAtg cTTGGCCTAAGTGGCGCACTTGAAACATTATGTGGGCAAGGATACGGAGCAAAATTATACAGGATGATGGGTATATACCTACAAGCATCTTGTATCATATCACTATTCTTCTCTGTCCTCGTATCAATCTTCTGGTTCTACTCCGAACCAATTCTAATACTACTAGGCCAAGATCATCAGATATCGAAAACTGCAGCTCTGTACATGAGGTATCTGATCCCGGGACTATTCGCCTATGGAGTTTTGCAAAACTTATTGAGGTTTCTTCAGACACAGAGTGTTGTCGTGCCACTAGTGTTCTGCTCTGCCCTGCCGTTGATTGCTCATGTTGGAGTCGCCTATGTGTTGGTTCACTGGACACCTCTGGGCTTCGAGGGGGCTGCATTGGCAGTTTCGATATCCTTGTGGATCGCGGTCCTTTTTCTGGCCGGATACGTGCTTCTTGCGAAGAAGTTTCACAAAACTTGGAATGGGCTTTCGGCAGAGTCTTTAGGTCATGTTTTTACCAACTTGAAATTGGCTCTGCCCTCTGCAGCAATGGtttg CTTGGAGTACTGGGCTTTTGAGCTATTGGTACTACTTGCGGGAGTGATGCCGAATTCAGAAATAACAACTTCATTGATCGCAATGTG tgTGAATACAGAAGCTATAGCCTACATGATTACTTATGGTCTCAGTGCTGCTGCAAG CACGAGGGTGTCAAATGAGTTGGGAGCAGGCAATCCAGACCGGGCTAAGCACGCCATGGCCGTCACTCTCaagctctctctttttcttgctCTTATTGTTGTCCTGGCTCTTGGCTTTGGTCACAATATATGGGCTGGCCTCTTTAGTGATAGCTCGACAGTCATCGAGAAATTTGCCTCATTGACCCCTTTCCTTTTGATTTCTATCGTATTCGACTCTATCCAAGGGGTCCTATCAG GGGTGGCCAGAGGATGTGGGTGGCAGCACTTGGCTGTGTACGCTAACTTGGGAACATTCTATTGCATTGGCATGCCTATCGCCATCCTTCTCGGGTTCAAGCTCAAACTATATGCTAAG GGCTTGTGGTTGGGTCTAATCTGCGGCCTTTGCTGCCAGGCCGGCACCCTTTCATTGCTCACACTGCGCTCAAAATGGACTCGAATGGAGCTCTCTGAAAACACCAGTAAAGAGAACCACGTTTTAGTTTAA